Proteins from a single region of Bacteroidota bacterium:
- a CDS encoding PAS domain S-box protein, translating into MTKTKKTGTKQADDLRRRAEEIAREKAAQSSEDMQTLSPEETRQMLHELRVHQIELEMQNEELRRAQEGLKAPEARYRTMGENANEAIVVVQDGMFKFVNRMTSEITGYSVQELTSRPFSEFIHPEDRDMMGQRLLGRFKDDVSQYRYSFRLTAKNGSIRWVEINAILIEWQGRPATLDFLSDITDRKLAEEALKKSSQLLRDTGEMAKVGGWELDLSTKEVLWTEEVGRIHGVEPGYKPKLEEALNFYAPESRPAVEEVLKKAAETGEPYDLESLFIPSGSKDKIWVRSLGKAVYSGGKIVKLAGTFQNIDKYKRAEEALRESEEKLRVLFDQLPIGVSLLDQNRKMIYANPALEKILAISRDDLLKDKYQSRRYIRPDGTSMPPEEYASIRAFQEQQPVHDVEIGVITESGQTIWTSVSAAPFPVASKGVVLATIDITERKRVEEALQQSEVRFRELFNRMSSGVAVYEAIDNGGDFIFRDFNPAAEKIEKVSRKDILGERVSEAFPGVKAFGVFEVFQRVWQTGKPEYYPENIYKDEKDPGSWRESWVFKLPTGEIVAIYNDITERRQAEILERAIYEIARAPETAKSLDDLYQSVHLIIKGLMPAENFYVALYDEKENLLYFPYFVDEIDKPPLPRKSGKGLTEYVLHTGRALLWDAALGKKLNRRGEAKIVGVPSSCWLGVPLKAGDKTIGVIALQHYSDPKAYGEREKQVLEYVSVQVANAIKRKQAEEAMQQSMHTIQIGYRLYEQTVAMISDIVWRYEVDAQGQFVRSYISPVADRLLGLPAGTIGTDFEKYFAYVHPDDIAAVKEKLFAELRERQKMIDTEYRLVKPDGTIIWALSRGSAHAEDNGNIVGFGTTGDITVRKKIEEELQESEEKYRTLITKMQVALEMHEGIFNDSGEMVDYRFLELNESFEMLTGLKREQVIGKTFLEILPGAEKSWIKKYAQVVKTGKPLHDENYSKTFDKYYEVIAYRTKPNQFATIFFDITQRIRSEKALRESERNIMAIMNASTEAILLIDKKGNILTANDEFCRRFTIIPGIQTGINIYNYLPKEVKQYWRQWIERSVKSGQPVRFEDNHSGRFFLNSVYPVLGQDGNVIYLAVFEMDISKRKDAEEALKKSEVKYRTLLNASPDGIIITDLKGRITDVSEIGLELYGTDSRNDVIGKHFLRFVPTGLLIKIREIIEKTQNEGLAQNIELTLKKKNQSFFISEISTTLIQEPDGTPMSFMIIVRDISQRKKLEKQQIHADRMTSLGEMASGIAHEINQPLNTISIIIDNILLEASKNNSLSNNYLQIKSEKIFENIFRIGNIIDHIRVFSRSQDDYIISSFNINDSINNAISMIAQQLRHKAIDLVLHLDKKIPSVLGNTYKFEQVILNLIINAKDALEEKKKNLHEDFPMFIEIGTFNDDQNILVKVEDNGIGIKDEDIDNVMLPFYSTKDSGMGTGLGLSITFGIIKDMKGNIEIQSEVLKGTKILITLPILDKK; encoded by the coding sequence ATGACTAAAACAAAAAAAACCGGTACCAAACAGGCAGACGATTTGCGCCGGCGGGCGGAAGAGATAGCCCGGGAAAAAGCGGCCCAGTCGTCGGAAGATATGCAGACCCTGTCGCCCGAAGAAACCCGGCAGATGCTCCACGAGCTGCGGGTGCATCAGATTGAGCTGGAGATGCAGAACGAGGAGTTACGACGTGCGCAGGAGGGGCTGAAAGCCCCCGAGGCGAGATACCGCACGATGGGGGAAAACGCTAACGAAGCCATCGTCGTTGTCCAGGACGGCATGTTCAAGTTCGTCAATCGCATGACAAGTGAGATAACCGGCTATTCGGTGCAGGAACTCACTTCAAGACCTTTTTCCGAATTCATTCACCCTGAAGACCGGGATATGATGGGACAGCGCCTTCTGGGGCGGTTCAAGGACGATGTTTCTCAATATAGATATTCGTTCAGGTTGACGGCCAAAAATGGAAGTATCCGGTGGGTGGAGATCAATGCCATCTTGATAGAGTGGCAAGGCAGGCCGGCCACCCTGGACTTTCTCAGCGACATCACCGACCGTAAGCTGGCGGAGGAAGCGCTGAAGAAAAGTTCTCAGCTTTTAAGGGATACCGGAGAAATGGCCAAAGTCGGAGGTTGGGAGCTTGACCTCTCGACCAAGGAGGTCTTATGGACGGAAGAGGTCGGTCGGATCCACGGAGTCGAGCCGGGATATAAGCCAAAGCTGGAAGAAGCTTTGAATTTCTATGCGCCCGAATCCAGGCCGGCTGTAGAGGAAGTATTGAAGAAAGCTGCGGAAACGGGCGAACCTTACGATCTTGAATCCCTTTTCATTCCTTCAGGCAGCAAAGATAAGATTTGGGTGCGGTCGCTTGGAAAGGCCGTTTACAGCGGCGGTAAAATAGTAAAACTTGCTGGGACATTTCAGAATATTGATAAATATAAACGGGCGGAGGAGGCGCTGCGGGAGAGCGAAGAAAAACTCAGAGTTCTGTTCGATCAATTGCCGATCGGCGTCTCTCTTTTGGATCAGAACCGCAAAATGATTTACGCGAACCCGGCGCTCGAAAAGATATTGGCCATTTCGAGGGACGATTTACTCAAGGACAAGTATCAAAGCCGGCGATATATTCGCCCCGATGGGACGTCGATGCCTCCGGAGGAATATGCGAGCATAAGGGCTTTTCAGGAACAGCAACCCGTTCACGATGTCGAAATCGGGGTGATAACCGAAAGCGGCCAGACGATTTGGACCAGCGTCAGCGCGGCGCCCTTTCCAGTGGCGAGCAAGGGCGTGGTTCTTGCGACGATAGACATCACCGAACGGAAGCGAGTGGAGGAGGCGTTACAGCAGAGCGAGGTGCGGTTCCGGGAGCTCTTCAATCGAATGAGCAGCGGAGTTGCTGTGTATGAAGCCATCGATAACGGCGGGGATTTCATATTCAGGGATTTCAATCCCGCGGCGGAGAAGATAGAGAAAGTCAGCAGGAAAGACATCCTCGGTGAGCGTGTTTCCGAGGCATTTCCCGGGGTGAAAGCGTTTGGAGTCTTTGAAGTATTCCAGAGAGTGTGGCAAACCGGGAAACCGGAGTATTACCCCGAGAACATTTACAAAGATGAGAAGGATCCCGGGAGCTGGCGAGAAAGTTGGGTTTTCAAATTGCCCACTGGTGAGATAGTCGCTATCTACAATGACATCACCGAGCGCAGGCAGGCTGAAATTCTTGAGCGTGCCATTTATGAAATCGCTCGCGCACCAGAAACGGCAAAAAGTTTAGATGATCTATACCAGTCGGTACATCTGATCATCAAGGGCCTCATGCCTGCGGAGAATTTTTATGTCGCTCTGTATGATGAAAAAGAAAATTTGTTATACTTTCCTTATTTTGTTGACGAAATCGACAAACCGCCTCTGCCAAGAAAATCGGGCAAAGGTTTAACGGAGTATGTGCTTCACACAGGCCGCGCATTGCTTTGGGATGCGGCCCTTGGCAAAAAACTGAACCGCCGCGGAGAAGCAAAAATAGTCGGTGTTCCATCATCGTGCTGGCTTGGCGTTCCTCTTAAAGCCGGAGATAAGACCATTGGTGTAATCGCTCTTCAGCACTATTCCGATCCGAAAGCATACGGTGAGCGGGAAAAGCAGGTATTGGAATACGTTTCTGTCCAAGTAGCAAACGCCATCAAGCGCAAGCAGGCGGAAGAAGCAATGCAACAGTCCATGCATACTATACAAATCGGTTACAGGCTATACGAACAAACAGTCGCAATGATATCCGATATCGTCTGGCGCTATGAGGTAGATGCCCAGGGGCAGTTCGTTCGTTCCTATATATCACCGGTTGCCGATCGCCTGCTTGGTTTGCCTGCAGGTACTATCGGTACTGACTTTGAGAAATATTTTGCCTATGTCCATCCTGATGACATTGCTGCTGTGAAGGAGAAGCTCTTTGCAGAACTTCGTGAACGGCAAAAGATGATAGATACTGAATATCGCCTGGTTAAGCCCGATGGCACAATCATCTGGGCGCTTTCCAGGGGTTCTGCCCATGCCGAAGATAACGGAAATATTGTCGGATTTGGCACCACTGGTGATATTACCGTGCGCAAGAAGATAGAGGAGGAGCTACAGGAAAGCGAAGAGAAATACAGGACACTGATTACGAAAATGCAGGTAGCTTTAGAAATGCATGAAGGTATCTTTAATGACTCAGGAGAAATGGTCGATTATCGTTTTCTGGAGTTAAATGAAAGTTTTGAGATGCTTACAGGTTTAAAAAGGGAACAAGTCATTGGCAAAACTTTTCTTGAAATTTTACCCGGAGCCGAAAAATCCTGGATTAAAAAATATGCACAGGTAGTTAAGACCGGTAAACCGCTTCATGACGAAAATTACTCAAAAACATTTGACAAGTATTATGAGGTGATTGCTTATCGAACCAAGCCAAATCAATTTGCGACAATCTTTTTTGACATCACTCAACGGATACGGTCGGAGAAGGCGCTGCGCGAGAGCGAAAGAAACATCATGGCAATTATGAACGCTTCCACGGAAGCTATTTTGCTGATTGATAAGAAAGGAAATATCCTCACGGCTAACGATGAATTCTGCAGACGCTTCACAATCATACCCGGCATACAAACAGGCATCAACATTTATAATTATCTCCCAAAGGAGGTAAAACAATACTGGCGACAGTGGATCGAACGGTCAGTGAAAAGTGGCCAGCCAGTCCGGTTTGAAGATAACCATTCGGGACGTTTTTTCCTGAATTCGGTATATCCGGTACTCGGGCAGGATGGGAATGTTATATACCTTGCTGTTTTTGAAATGGATATTTCAAAACGAAAAGATGCCGAAGAGGCATTAAAGAAATCAGAAGTGAAATACAGAACACTGCTAAATGCATCACCCGATGGCATTATAATAACTGATCTGAAGGGAAGAATTACCGATGTTTCTGAAATTGGTTTGGAATTATATGGTACCGATAGCAGAAACGATGTGATAGGAAAACATTTTTTAAGATTTGTTCCAACTGGTCTTCTGATAAAAATACGAGAAATAATTGAGAAAACACAGAATGAAGGACTGGCACAAAACATAGAACTTACACTTAAAAAGAAAAACCAATCGTTTTTTATAAGCGAAATCAGCACAACTTTAATTCAGGAGCCGGATGGCACTCCAATGTCATTCATGATCATCGTCCGCGACATTTCACAACGCAAGAAGCTCGAAAAACAACAGATCCACGCCGATCGAATGACAAGCCTTGGAGAAATGGCATCCGGTATTGCCCATGAGATCAACCAACCACTCAACACCATTTCAATAATTATTGATAATATATTACTGGAGGCCTCAAAGAATAATTCGCTCAGCAATAATTACCTCCAGATAAAATCGGAAAAAATATTTGAAAATATTTTCAGGATCGGAAATATTATCGATCATATCAGGGTCTTTTCCCGAAGTCAGGATGATTATATTATCTCATCCTTCAATATCAACGATAGCATCAATAATGCCATATCAATGATTGCGCAACAACTCCGTCATAAGGCAATTGATCTTGTCCTTCATCTTGATAAAAAAATACCTTCAGTACTCGGAAATACGTATAAGTTTGAGCAGGTGATACTGAATTTGATCATTAACGCTAAAGATGCCCTTGAAGAAAAAAAGAAAAATCTTCATGAAGATTTTCCGATGTTTATCGAGATAGGGACATTTAATGACGACCAAAACATTTTAGTTAAGGTGGAAGATAATGGAATCGGGATAAAAGATGAAGATATCGATAATGTTATGCTTCCGTTTTACTCAACAAAAGATTCTGGTATGGGCACAGGCCTGGGACTTTCGATTACGTTCGGAATAATTAAGGATATGAAAGGGAATATAGAAATACAAAGCGAAGTATTAAAGGGAACAAAAATTTTAATTACTTTACCAATTCTTGACAAAAAGTAA
- a CDS encoding T9SS type A sorting domain-containing protein translates to MKNVLTIILTTLSILAMSQNYKLFNANSKKLYGDLPSEDSTFSLAFDSVKSVGTDSVYFIYTGLGDEIETDSCEFWGAEWCIQQSKPSWLGSHVICDNIGGYRFLTAQSDTLHFNFSLLPGDSSLFYQDESQGFFMVFEGIDTTTVMNIADSAKFYRISHTDASGNIINSALNGKRIIVGKAMGLIEFFRIDEFPEVLLPLNLIGNVSPDAGLLGLTNEMIYDHQPGDEIQYRDIYDMEEGPPWCNYHRYIKHLFLDRIDTQDSIIYKVARFTFEVGDSAQLCDTITLKYKKDEVLASIPFDYIDQSNKLVIKKLYKADCCGLNFWTYTITPEYLIYCDDDNCWGSYDIPGPPPEEKTIYVCGLGLYSDESSIIYPPPTGYWYWYGIIYFKKNEIICGEEIIVGIGDPDRSVDLFNVYPNPAHDFIIIQSQATGNSIITISEMNGQEIMKSIINDPVSRIDIGRLKSGMYLVKLISGNNVEVMKIIKE, encoded by the coding sequence ATGAAAAATGTATTAACCATAATTCTTACAACTTTGTCAATTTTGGCCATGAGCCAGAATTATAAACTATTCAATGCAAATTCGAAAAAACTTTACGGTGACCTTCCTTCTGAAGATTCAACTTTCAGTCTGGCATTTGATTCAGTTAAAAGTGTCGGAACCGATTCTGTCTATTTCATTTATACCGGTCTTGGCGATGAAATTGAAACGGACAGTTGCGAGTTTTGGGGAGCAGAATGGTGCATCCAACAAAGCAAACCTTCATGGTTAGGCTCACACGTTATCTGCGATAATATTGGAGGTTACAGATTCCTGACTGCACAAAGCGATACCCTGCACTTCAATTTTTCTCTTCTTCCCGGTGACTCATCACTTTTTTACCAGGACGAATCGCAAGGGTTTTTCATGGTGTTTGAAGGGATTGATACGACGACGGTCATGAATATTGCTGACTCAGCAAAGTTTTACCGGATATCCCATACCGATGCCTCCGGCAATATCATCAATTCGGCATTGAACGGTAAAAGGATCATTGTGGGAAAGGCAATGGGCTTGATTGAATTTTTCAGGATTGATGAGTTCCCGGAGGTTCTACTGCCTCTCAATCTCATCGGTAATGTATCGCCTGATGCCGGATTATTAGGACTCACCAATGAAATGATTTACGATCATCAGCCGGGTGATGAAATTCAATACCGTGATATATATGATATGGAAGAAGGACCTCCGTGGTGTAATTATCACCGATATATCAAGCATCTTTTCCTTGATCGTATCGATACACAGGATTCGATCATCTATAAGGTTGCCAGATTTACTTTTGAGGTGGGTGACAGCGCTCAATTGTGTGATACCATCACCCTGAAATACAAAAAGGATGAAGTCCTCGCATCAATTCCCTTTGATTATATCGATCAAAGCAATAAACTGGTGATTAAGAAATTGTATAAAGCTGATTGTTGCGGGCTGAATTTTTGGACTTATACGATTACCCCTGAATATCTGATTTATTGTGACGATGATAATTGCTGGGGTTCCTACGATATTCCGGGACCACCACCAGAAGAAAAGACCATATATGTTTGTGGATTAGGCTTATACAGTGACGAGAGTTCCATTATCTATCCACCTCCTACCGGATATTGGTACTGGTACGGCATCATCTATTTCAAAAAGAATGAAATTATATGCGGTGAGGAGATCATTGTCGGGATTGGTGACCCTGACAGGTCTGTGGACCTTTTCAATGTCTATCCCAATCCGGCACACGATTTTATCATTATCCAGTCACAGGCGACCGGCAACAGCATCATAACGATCAGTGAAATGAATGGTCAGGAGATAATGAAGTCTATCATCAACGATCCGGTGAGCCGAATTGATATTGGCAGGCTAAAATCGGGAATGTATCTGGTTAAGCTTATTAGCGGAAATAATGTGGAGGTAATGAAGATAATTAAGGAGTGA